The genomic region CATCTTGTCAGGGACGTTTCGTCCCACCTGTGATGTCCGCGTAGGGGCCGCCGATCGCCCGGTGCTGCCGGCGCCCCACGGCGACAGAGAACGGCTTTGGATCTCCGCACAACTCGTTGTTCGCTAGCGTGGCCACAAAGATCGATCGTCGAAGAACCACGCTGCGCGTTCCTGCCCGTTTTGCAGCAGGCGCTCGATCACCGGGCTGGAGCGGTCCAGCTTTGAGGGATAGTCCAGGTCACCCGCGAGTTCGACGACTCGGATCATGATAGGTTTGTAGCGTGCGCCAAGTGACGAATGCTCGGCGAGAAGCTCATTGATTTTCGTAATGAAATACAATTCCTGAGCGAGTGCCAGGTTGCCAGACAGCTCATTCCGGCGGTCGATAATCTCTGGCATCGCCCGTGGCTCGCTGTTCCGCTGCTGCGGGTTGATCTGTACCACCCAGATCTCGTCTGGCCGCTCCGGCAACTCGGTGAATTCGCGCACTGGCGGATTGCGGCTGAAGAGCCCATCCCAGAAGAGCGTGCCGTGAGCCTGCACGGCACGGAAGAGCGGGGGAACCGCGGCCGAGGCGATCAGCTCGTCATAGGTCAAGCTCTCGCCCTCGAACGCCACACCGAGGCCGTGAATGATGTCCGTGGCCCCGATCAGGAGCTTCGGCCGCGCGCGACGATGGGGCTCGCTCGGCAACGACGCAAGGTCGAGGTGACGGCTGAGAAGGTCGCGCAACCGCGGCTCGGCCACAGGACTATAGAGGTAAGGGCTGATCTCGGCGCTGACCGGGAGGCGTGCCGACGACACTGCCCAGAAATTAGCCACCGCATCAAGGATGTCATGCACCTTGAGGTCGCGCCAAAAGTCGATCAGGCGGCTCCTCGCCTCGTCCGCCCCACCGCGGATCAAGCCGGACCACACCAACGCGGCGCACATGGCACCGCCCGATGTCCCACTCAAGGCAATGAGCTGGTAACGATCACGAAACCCGGGCGCCAATAGGCCACTCAGCACACCCGCAGCAAAGGCAGCATGGCTGCCCCCTCCTTGGCAGGCTATCGCGATTTTAGGAGCCAGCGACATGCGAAACACAACCCTCGTTAATTTCGTCAACTTACGTGCCCGCGATAGTAGCGGCGGTGCTCGTCGAAGACTAGATCAGAGCCTATTCAATTCGCTCTCGCCGATCCGGTCCGCCCACGCCGCCGAACTCAAGCGATGGCGAAGATCACGTCGTTGGCGGTGTTGGCTGAGGTGGCAAGCAAGTCGGCTACCCCGCATCGAATTTGTCGCGTGCCGGGCGCTCTCTTCATCCTGTCGACCGACGGCGCGTTCGCCGGCACCATCGAGATGGAAACGGAAATTCGCGGTCCTGCCGACTTTGCGCTAGACAATGCAAACGGGACGATGTGGATACCGGCCACGCTCGACAATCAGGTGGTTGTGATCCGATTGAGCGATTGATCCAGTCGAATGGTTGTTTGGCGCACAGGAGTGATCGGGTATAAGCAAAGAGTGATCATCCGCGCCGAATGAACGAACAGCTCAGCGTTGTTCAATTTCATGTAGGAAGTTCTCCAGCACGTTCCTGCTTTGGGCCAGTTTTTCCGCCTTCTGGTCGGCAAGGCGAATTTGTTCATGCAGAACGTTGCGAAGTTCATCACACGGTTCAAAGACGAGGCCTTCTCCTCTCACGCACGGCAAAAACCGCCGAATTGTCGCAAGAGTCATGCCCGCTGAGCCGAGCAGCCTAATCCGCTCCACGGCGCGCAGCTCGGCCGGATCGTAATCCCGGTAACCGCTTGTGGTGCGCTGCGGCTTCAGCAACCCTTCGGCCTCATAATAGCGCAGCATGCGAATGCTCACGCCTGTGCGCTTTGACAGTTCGCCTATTTTCATTTCATGCCCTTGACTCTGACAGCGCTGTCAGAGGTTAAGGCGGTTGCTCTTTGGTTTGAACCCACTCAGGAGCAAAAATCATGTCTGCTGAAGCAAGCATTTACCAAGCCCAGATAAATGGCCGTCCGGCCACCTCTGCCGAACTGATACCCTTGGCCTTTGCAGGATTTGCGCACTTCACGGCGATGCAGGTGCGAAACCGCAGGGTCAAAGGACTGGATCTCCATCTGGCACGCCTACGCAAAGCATCACTTGAGTTTTTTGGAAGAGCCCTGCCCGATGAACAACTGCAATCCTATATCAAAACGGCAATCGATGGGGGCCCGGAAGACCAGTCGTTGACGGCAACTATCTTTTCTCGCAACGGCGAGTTCACCGCCGACAGTATGGACGTGGAGCCGGCGGTTCTCGTCCGCACAGGAGCGCCGTCCGATGGCCCAAAGGGTCCGCTAAGGCTGAGTGCAGTGGATCACGAGAGGCCGCTGACCGCCATTAAGCATGTTGGCGAGGCCGGCAAAACCTACTACCTGCATCATGCCATACGCCAAGGGTTTGACGACGCCGCTTTCGTTGACAGGCGCGGGCGATTGAGCGAGGCAACAATTTGGAACCTCGTCTTTTGGGATGGTGAAGCTGTTATCTGGCCGAAGGCGGCGATTTTGAACGGCACCATGATGGCCATTGTTCAGCGACAACTGGATCGCCTTGGTATTCCTCAGCGCAATGAAGAAATCGCCCTCGATCGCCTTGGAGGCTTGTCCGGCGCGGCGGTGATGAACTCATGGACGCCCGGCGTCGCAGTAACTGGCATTGCTTCCAACGCGATCCCAGAGGCAAAGCCGTTCATAAGCCTGCTTCATAAAGCCTATGAGGCTGAACCGGCCAATTTCCTTTAGGGTCCTTAATTCCCGCATGGATGCGTTCAGGTAAGGTTGGCATGAGGAACCAATCTTCCCACCTACCGAATGGTAGCTTCGGGTCGATACTGTTGGAAAAGTCCCCTACATCAAAGGCTAGATCGGACGATCACTTCCGCCGGACATCGAGGCCCAGGGCCTCGGCGATAATGATCGTCTGGTCGATCGTGATGATCGCCTCCTTGAGGCGAACGTTTTCCGGCTCGATCGCGCTGAGGTCGCTGCCCCGAAGATCGCAGGCGGAAAAGTCCACGCCGTGCAGCCAGGCGCCGGAGAGATCGACATCCCGCAGGGAGCCTCCCTTGCAGGAGGCGCCCGTGAGATCCGCCTCCCGCAGGCGGGTGTCCTTGAAGGAGGCGCGGCCGAGCGCCGCGCCCGGCAGGCCGGCGAAGGACCAGTCCCCGCCCGAAACCTGCATCTGGTCGAACTCGCAGGCATCAAACATGCTGCCGACGAACTTGCACTCCGTGAAGCGGCTGTCGAAGAACTTGCAGGAGACAAAGGTGCAGTTCACGAAGGCGCTCGCCTGATGCGACGAAGCATTGAAGCGGGCGCGCCGGAAGGTGCATTCGTGGAAGACCACGCCGATGGTCTGCGCCTCGGTCAGGTCGAGATCGACGAAGAGCGTGTTCTCATGACGCTCGCGTTCGATCTGCCGGCCATACCAGTCCGCGCCGGCAATGGTGGTGTCGGTTTTCGGCGGCGCTTCGCCATATCGTCGTTCAGCCATCATCGTCCATCCTCAGCGCCGCCTGAACGGCCTCAGCTTGCCGCTTGCGAAAACGCAAATGGCCGAAGCAATATCTATCGAGAAAATGCCCTCGAGGCGATATCGTGGCGACACTGCCTCAACGATCTGCTCGGGTAGTGGGCGCGATCGCCGTGAGATAGGCGTTTGGCGTTATTGCGCGGAAGTCCCGGTAGCGGGGGCAGATTGCCGGATTGACGAAACGATCCTCGATCTGGATCGGCAGCCCGCTCTCGAAGTGAACCATGATCGAATGGAAGATACGCGCGCCTGAGGCGAGCCGTGCGTCAAATCGGCTCAAAGGGTACCCGCGTGAGGGATCGTAATGCTCACAGTCGGTCGGGATCGGCCGCCCCGGTCCCGTCTGCTTTCCACATTCATCATTAGGTGAGCGGCAGCTTGAGGTTGATGCCCTCCACCATTTGCTATCTCTTCCTCAAGGCAGATCAAGACAGATGGTAGCCTGATCGTTCTGAATGGATCGCCATCACGCACTTTGTCAAAGGTGAAGCTTTGATGGAGAAACTGAAAAACAGCTGAGTAAGTCTGTTACCAAACTGACATCGGAGCCCCCTAAAGAGTGCCCCCAAGCGGCGCTTGAGCGGGACGGGCGGACTTCCTGCACGGCGCATTTGCAACCGTTGCCCGAGGCCCTGTCCCATGAAGATCGTCCAGATCAGCGACACCCATCTCAGCCCCTCCAAGACCCATTTCAACGACAATTGGGAACCCGTTGCCCGCTGGATCGCGGCGGTCGAGGCTGATCTCGTCGTCCATACGGGCGACCTCACGATCGATGGCGCCGATCAGGAGGAAGACATCGCCTTCTCGTTGGAGCTAATGGGCAAGCTGCCGGTTCCGGTGCTGATCGTGCCCGGCAACCATGACGTCGGCCACCTGCCCGGTTCGGACCAGCCGGTCGACGCGCATCGGCTTGGTCGCTGGCGCAAGCTCGTCGGGCCTGACTATTGGGCCTGCGACCACGGCAACTGGCGGCTGATCGGCCTCAACAGCCTGCTTCTCGGCTTGGAAGACGCGGAGGAGGAGAAGCAGTTCCAATGGCTGGAACAGGCGCTTGCCGCTCGCAGTGGCCGCCGCGTCGCGATCTTCGCGCACAAACCGCTCTTCGTCGACGAGCCGGGCGAAGGCGATACCGGCTACTGGAGTGTGCGACCAGGTCAGCGGCGGCGTCTCTACGAGCTGATGGCGGAGAACGACGTCGCACTTCATGCGAGCGGCCATCTGCACTGGGCCTGGCGGGGCCGGCACGGGGGCGCTGACCTCGTCTGGGCGCCGCCGACCTCCTTCATCATCGACACGCTGGAGCGGGAAATGCCCGGCGAGCGCCTCGTCGGTGCGGTTCTCCATCACCTCGGCGAAGAGCGCATCGACAGCGAAATCGTCGTAGTGCCTGGATTGACGCCCCACGTCATCGATCACGTGATCGAAGAGATCTATCCACGCCACGCCAAGACGCTCGCGGAGGCGGCGCAATGAGCATCCTTTCGCTCCACAACATCACCAAATCCTTTGGCGGCAACGCGATCCTCAAGGGCGTGAGCCTGGAGGCGGATGAAGGCGAGTTCATCGCGCTCGTCGGCCCCTCCGGCTGCGGCAAGAGCACATTGTTGCGTATCGTCGCCGGGCTGGACCATGCGGATGGCGGCGAGATCGTCATCGGCGGCGGCGAGATCTCGTCGGTCGCGGCAGCCGACCGTAACGTCGCCATGGTGTTCCAGTCCTACGCCCTCTATCCGCATCTGACCGCCGGACAGAACATCGCCGTGCCGCTCGCCATGCGCCGGCTTACGGTGGCCCAGCGCCTGCCTTTCATCGGCAATCTTCTTCCCGGCCAGCGCCAGATCCGTGCCGACATTCAGCGGCAGGTCAAGGAGATGGCGGCCTCCCTAAAAATCGACCATCTGCTCGACCGCAAGCCCGGCCAGATGTCGGGCGGGCAGCGCCAACGCGTGGCGCTTGCCCGCGCCATGGTCCGCCATCCGAGCGTCTTCCTGATGGACGAGCCGCTCTCCAATCTCGACGCGAATCTGCGCGTCCATGCCCGCGGCGAGATCGTCGAGCTGCACCGCCGCGCCGGCGTGCCGACGCTCTATGTCACCCACGACCAGTCGGAGGCGCTGTCAATGGCCGACCGCGTGGCGGTGATGATCGGCGGCACGCTGCTGCAGTTGGCCTCGCCGCAGGAGATCTATGACGATCCCGCGCATATTGAGGTCGCCCGCTTCCTCGGCCAGCCGCGCATCAATGTCATGGAAACGCGGATGGACGCGTCTGGCACAGTGCGCTTCGGCGCGCTGACGCTGGCGGCCGACGGTGTCTCTTCGAGCGAGACGCCGGTCCTGATCGGCGTGCGGCCCGAATTCGTCCGTCTCGGCGCACGGGCGGACGGCATACTCAGGGCTCGCATCGAGCGGACCGAGTTCCTCGGCTCCGAGGTGATCGTGCATGCGCGCCTCGACGCCATTGGCGAGGCAATTGTCGCCAAAGTCGGACCTGCCGAAGCGGCGACGCTTGTGGCCGGCATGCCGGTCTCCGTCGATATCGAACCGGATCGCGCGATGCTCTTCGCCGTGACCGGCGAGCGCCTCAGGGCGAAAACGGTCAACGTCGCCTCGGTTCGGGAGAAGGCCCGTGGCTAGCGTCGCGACCGAAATGCCGATCTTGGCTGCCGACCGGCGCGAGGGGCGGATCGCCTGGCTGCTTGCCGCTCCGGCGATTGCTCTCCTGTTCCTCTTCATCCTGCTGCCGACGCTTGCCGTCGTCGTCCTCGGTTTCACCGATTTCGAGCTCGGCTTCGGCAGCTTCCGCTTCGTCGGCTTCGAGAATTATGCGGAGCTCATCGGCGACCGCACCTTCCGCCGATCGCTCTGGAACACCGCCGTCTACACGGCGATTGTCACGCCGGTCTCGATCGTGCTGGCGCTCGCGATCGCGATGCTGATCGAGGCGGAGACGCGCGCCAGGACCTTCTTCCGCACCGTTTATTTCCTTCCCGTAGCCTCGCTCCTCGTCGCCATGGCGACGGTCTGGCAGTTCCTCTTCCATCCGACGATCGGGCCGATCAACGCCTTCCTCGCGGAGTTTGGCATTGCCGGGCCGAACTGGCTCGGCGCCTCCGGCACCGTGCTCTATGGGCTCTCGATCATCGGCATCTGGCAGTCGGTCGGCTTCAACATGGTCCTGTTCCTCGCCGGCCTCACCGCCATCCCGCGCGACCTTTATTCCGCCGCCGAAGTGGACGGCGCCAGGTCCTGGTTCGACCGCTTCCGGCTCGTCACTTGGCCGATGCTCGGACCGACGACGCTCTTCGTGACCACGATCAGCATCATCAATTCCGTCAAGGTCTTCGAGACAGTGAAGACGCTCACCGAAGGTGGCCCGAACAAGGCCTCCGAGGTGCTGCTCTTCACCATCTACCAGGAAGGCTTCGTCTATCTCAGGGTCGGCTACGCCTCAGCGATGACCGTCATCTTCCTCGCAATCCTCGTCGTCCTGATGTTCCTGCAGTACCGCGTCCTCGACCGGAAGGTGCATTACGCATGACCGCGCACAGAATTTCTCTCGGCCGCGTGCTGCGGTTCACGCTCCTGTCGCTTGGCGCGCTCATCTTCCTCGCGCCCTACATCTTCATGATTTCGACGGCCGGCAAGGCGCAGAGCGAAATCTTTTCCTCCTCGCTCTCGCTGATCCCCGAACAATGGTCCTATGTCGAGAACTTCACCAAGGCGCTGTCACGCGTCTCGATGACGACCCTGCTTTTGAACGGCGTCATCGTCTGCGCGCTGATCTTTACTGTCCAGGTGCTCGTCGCCGTCCCGTGCGCCTATGCCATGGCGAAGCTCAAGTTCCGCGCGGCGCGCTTCATGATGGTGCTTGTGATGCTGGGGTTGTTGGTGCCGATCCATGCGACCGCGCTGCCGCTCTATGTCGCCTTCGACCGCCTCGCAGTGCTCAACAGCTACACGGCGCTCGTTGCGCCCTTCTCCATCTCGGTCTTCGGCATCTTCCTGTTCCTGCAGTTCTTCCGCGCGATCCCCGACGACCTGATCCACGCCGCTCGCCTCGACGGCATGTCGGAGGCCGGCATCGTCGCGCGCGTCGTCGTCCCGAACGCCTGGCCGGCGATCACCGCCTTCGCGATCTTCTCAGTGGTGGCGCATTGGAACGACCTGTTCTGGCCGCTCGTGGTCGTCACCAATCAGGACTATGCGACCCCGCCGCTCGGCCTTCTCTATTTCCGCGCAGCCGAAGCCGGCGACGACTACGGCGCACTGATGGCCGCCACGCTGATCATCACCCTTCCCCTCATCGCCGCGTTCCTGATCGCGCAGAAGCGCTTCGTCGAGGGCATCACCATGACCGGTCTCAAGGGCTGACCGGTTTAAACCAGGAGAGCGTCATGAAACATTTCAGGCAACTTCTTGCCGCCGCGGCGGTGTCGATGACCTTGGCCATTCCGGCTCACGCCGAAACAGTGCTGACGGTGCACTACCCGATGCCCGGCTTCTTCAAGGACGTGATGGACACGATCTCTAAGAAGTTCATGGAGGAAAATCCGGGCATCAAGATCACCTTCGCCAATCCCTCCGCCACTTACGAGGAAGGCATCCAGACAATCATGCGCCAGGCCGGCACGGCCGAGATGCCCGACATCACCTTCATCGGCTTGAACCGCCTGCGCATGGTCAACGAGCGCGACATCCCGGTCGATCTCGGACCCTTCATCGCGAAAGACGGCAACATGGCCGAGCAGGGCTTCTCGGAGAACATCCTGAAGCTCGCCCAAGTGAACGGCAAGCAGGTCGGCCTCGCCTTCGCGACCTCCAACCCGATCATGTACTACAACGCCGATCTCGTGCGAAAGGCCGGCGGCAACCCGGAAAATCCGCCGAAGACCTGGGACGAGGTGATCGCGCTCGGCGGCAAGATCAAGGCGCTCGGCGACGGCGTCGAAGGCATCGACTTCCGCTGGCAGGGCGACGACTGGATGTTCTCCGCCCTCCTCTTCGGCGCCGGCGGCCGTATGCTGAACGAAGACGAGACCAAGGTCGCCTTCAATGGCCCGGAAGGCCGCAAGGCAATCGAAGTACTCGACCGCATGGTGAAGGAAGGCGGCCTGCCGGTGCTGACGAAACAGGCCGGCGAACAGGCCTTCGTCGCTGGCAAGGTCGGCTTTGCCTTCCAGACGACCGGGGCGCTACGCAACACGATCAAGAATGTCGGCGGCAAGTTCGACCTTCGCACGGCGCATATTCCGCTGATCGATACTGTGAACGGCAAGCTGCCGACCGGCGGCAATGCCGTCGTCATCCTCACGCGCGACGCGGAAAAGCAGGAAGCGGCCTGGAAATTCGCCAAATTCGCCGCCGGTCCCTACGGCGCCTCGGTCGTTGTTCCCGGCACCGGTTACGTGCCGAACAACGAACTCGCCGCCAAGTCGCCGGAATACCTCGCCAACTTCTATAAGGAGAACCCGCTCTTCCAAGCCGGCCTCGAGCAGATGCCCCGGATGATCCCGTGGTACGCTTTCCCCGGCACCAACGGCGTCAAGGTGACTCAGGCGATCGTCGAGAACCTGTCACGCGTCGTTGAACAGTCGGCAACGCCTGAGGAAGCGCTCGATGATGCGGCCGCCGAAGTGGAAAGCCTGCTGCCGCGGAGCTGACGGACACAAAAACCGCGAAAAGGCCACCCGTTGGGAGACCGTCGGGTGGCCTCGTCGTCTGTGGCTATGAAACGGCTCGGACGGTCTCGCCCAGATAGAGCCGGTGGTCGAGGCAGAGATGCCGGCACTCGGAAGCATTTTCGGCGATGTCGAGCAGCATCGCGGCGGCCGCAACGCCCATGTCGGTGTCGGGCATCGCCATGGTCGTCAGCGTCGGGTTCATGAGGCGACCGATCGCAATACCGTCGAAGCCCGCGACCGAGACGTCGCTCGGCACCGACAGGCCCTCCCGGCGAAGCGCCGCCATGACGCCCACCGCCAGGAGATCGTTTGACGCGATGATCGCCGTTGGCCTGTGTCTCTCCATGACGCCGGCGAGCTCCAGATGCTCGTAACCGTGAACGAAGGGGATCTCCATCGCCGGGAATGGCGCGAGTCGGGCGTCCTGCATCGCCGCACAATAGCCTTCGTAACGCAGGCGCGCGCGGTCGGAGGAGGTGAAATAGCCGGAGACGAACAGGATGCGGCTGTGCCGGTGCGCCAGGATGTGGCGAGTAATCTCGTAACCGGCGCGGTGATTGTCGACGGTCACCGCAGAGGGAAAGCGTGCAACCGGTCGATTGTTGAGGAGG from Sinorhizobium garamanticum harbors:
- a CDS encoding carbohydrate ABC transporter permease; the encoded protein is MPILAADRREGRIAWLLAAPAIALLFLFILLPTLAVVVLGFTDFELGFGSFRFVGFENYAELIGDRTFRRSLWNTAVYTAIVTPVSIVLALAIAMLIEAETRARTFFRTVYFLPVASLLVAMATVWQFLFHPTIGPINAFLAEFGIAGPNWLGASGTVLYGLSIIGIWQSVGFNMVLFLAGLTAIPRDLYSAAEVDGARSWFDRFRLVTWPMLGPTTLFVTTISIINSVKVFETVKTLTEGGPNKASEVLLFTIYQEGFVYLRVGYASAMTVIFLAILVVLMFLQYRVLDRKVHYA
- a CDS encoding ABC transporter ATP-binding protein, with the translated sequence MSILSLHNITKSFGGNAILKGVSLEADEGEFIALVGPSGCGKSTLLRIVAGLDHADGGEIVIGGGEISSVAAADRNVAMVFQSYALYPHLTAGQNIAVPLAMRRLTVAQRLPFIGNLLPGQRQIRADIQRQVKEMAASLKIDHLLDRKPGQMSGGQRQRVALARAMVRHPSVFLMDEPLSNLDANLRVHARGEIVELHRRAGVPTLYVTHDQSEALSMADRVAVMIGGTLLQLASPQEIYDDPAHIEVARFLGQPRINVMETRMDASGTVRFGALTLAADGVSSSETPVLIGVRPEFVRLGARADGILRARIERTEFLGSEVIVHARLDAIGEAIVAKVGPAEAATLVAGMPVSVDIEPDRAMLFAVTGERLRAKTVNVASVREKARG
- a CDS encoding carbohydrate ABC transporter permease, whose translation is MTAHRISLGRVLRFTLLSLGALIFLAPYIFMISTAGKAQSEIFSSSLSLIPEQWSYVENFTKALSRVSMTTLLLNGVIVCALIFTVQVLVAVPCAYAMAKLKFRAARFMMVLVMLGLLVPIHATALPLYVAFDRLAVLNSYTALVAPFSISVFGIFLFLQFFRAIPDDLIHAARLDGMSEAGIVARVVVPNAWPAITAFAIFSVVAHWNDLFWPLVVVTNQDYATPPLGLLYFRAAEAGDDYGALMAATLIITLPLIAAFLIAQKRFVEGITMTGLKG
- a CDS encoding ABC transporter substrate-binding protein, with product MKHFRQLLAAAAVSMTLAIPAHAETVLTVHYPMPGFFKDVMDTISKKFMEENPGIKITFANPSATYEEGIQTIMRQAGTAEMPDITFIGLNRLRMVNERDIPVDLGPFIAKDGNMAEQGFSENILKLAQVNGKQVGLAFATSNPIMYYNADLVRKAGGNPENPPKTWDEVIALGGKIKALGDGVEGIDFRWQGDDWMFSALLFGAGGRMLNEDETKVAFNGPEGRKAIEVLDRMVKEGGLPVLTKQAGEQAFVAGKVGFAFQTTGALRNTIKNVGGKFDLRTAHIPLIDTVNGKLPTGGNAVVILTRDAEKQEAAWKFAKFAAGPYGASVVVPGTGYVPNNELAAKSPEYLANFYKENPLFQAGLEQMPRMIPWYAFPGTNGVKVTQAIVENLSRVVEQSATPEEALDDAAAEVESLLPRS
- a CDS encoding MerR family transcriptional regulator, with protein sequence MKIGELSKRTGVSIRMLRYYEAEGLLKPQRTTSGYRDYDPAELRAVERIRLLGSAGMTLATIRRFLPCVRGEGLVFEPCDELRNVLHEQIRLADQKAEKLAQSRNVLENFLHEIEQR
- a CDS encoding aminotransferase class IV family protein; this encodes MSAEASIYQAQINGRPATSAELIPLAFAGFAHFTAMQVRNRRVKGLDLHLARLRKASLEFFGRALPDEQLQSYIKTAIDGGPEDQSLTATIFSRNGEFTADSMDVEPAVLVRTGAPSDGPKGPLRLSAVDHERPLTAIKHVGEAGKTYYLHHAIRQGFDDAAFVDRRGRLSEATIWNLVFWDGEAVIWPKAAILNGTMMAIVQRQLDRLGIPQRNEEIALDRLGGLSGAAVMNSWTPGVAVTGIASNAIPEAKPFISLLHKAYEAEPANFL
- a CDS encoding LacI family DNA-binding transcriptional regulator produces the protein MVTLQQIAFHAGCSLATVSRVLKGDGPVSAEMVRRVRRAAAELGYRPPSSAGAAGVRTRPVVGVLVPSVTNPVFAASLAGIQHRLQAAKHGVLIAQSNYNPASEAAAVAALLEQRPTGLILTLCNAETSRALSAALPPTILLNNRPVARFPSAVTVDNHRAGYEITRHILAHRHSRILFVSGYFTSSDRARLRYEGYCAAMQDARLAPFPAMEIPFVHGYEHLELAGVMERHRPTAIIASNDLLAVGVMAALRREGLSVPSDVSVAGFDGIAIGRLMNPTLTTMAMPDTDMGVAAAAMLLDIAENASECRHLCLDHRLYLGETVRAVS
- a CDS encoding pentapeptide repeat-containing protein: MMAERRYGEAPPKTDTTIAGADWYGRQIERERHENTLFVDLDLTEAQTIGVVFHECTFRRARFNASSHQASAFVNCTFVSCKFFDSRFTECKFVGSMFDACEFDQMQVSGGDWSFAGLPGAALGRASFKDTRLREADLTGASCKGGSLRDVDLSGAWLHGVDFSACDLRGSDLSAIEPENVRLKEAIITIDQTIIIAEALGLDVRRK
- a CDS encoding metallophosphoesterase family protein; translated protein: MKIVQISDTHLSPSKTHFNDNWEPVARWIAAVEADLVVHTGDLTIDGADQEEDIAFSLELMGKLPVPVLIVPGNHDVGHLPGSDQPVDAHRLGRWRKLVGPDYWACDHGNWRLIGLNSLLLGLEDAEEEKQFQWLEQALAARSGRRVAIFAHKPLFVDEPGEGDTGYWSVRPGQRRRLYELMAENDVALHASGHLHWAWRGRHGGADLVWAPPTSFIIDTLEREMPGERLVGAVLHHLGEERIDSEIVVVPGLTPHVIDHVIEEIYPRHAKTLAEAAQ
- a CDS encoding patatin-like phospholipase family protein; this encodes MSLAPKIAIACQGGGSHAAFAAGVLSGLLAPGFRDRYQLIALSGTSGGAMCAALVWSGLIRGGADEARSRLIDFWRDLKVHDILDAVANFWAVSSARLPVSAEISPYLYSPVAEPRLRDLLSRHLDLASLPSEPHRRARPKLLIGATDIIHGLGVAFEGESLTYDELIASAAVPPLFRAVQAHGTLFWDGLFSRNPPVREFTELPERPDEIWVVQINPQQRNSEPRAMPEIIDRRNELSGNLALAQELYFITKINELLAEHSSLGARYKPIMIRVVELAGDLDYPSKLDRSSPVIERLLQNGQERAAWFFDDRSLWPR